In the genome of Tsukamurella paurometabola DSM 20162, the window TCGCCGCCTGGCAGCGAGCGACCCTCCCGCTGTTGATCCTCGGCGTCCTCGAGTCGGCGCCGCGGCACGGCTACGGGATCTCCGCGGCGCTCGTCGACGTCGGCCTGCACCCGATCAAGGGCGCGCAGCTGTATCCCGCCCTGGTGAAACTCGAGAATGAGGGTGCGATCGTCGCGACCTGGGAGCAGAGCGAATCCGGCCCCGCCCGCAAGGTCTACGAGCTGACCGCGACCGGTCGCACGCAGCTCGCGACCCTCCGGGAGGACTGGCGCACGTTCACCACGGCGGCGGCGCAGCTCGGTGCGGCGGCCACCACCCCGTCTACCCGTAGGTAGCAAGCACTCGACGCAGGCGTCGGCCCAGGAAGCGATGTGGGCTAACGCTGTTAAGTCGGGAGGGGGCGTTACTGCGAGGCGGCGGGGTGGAGCTCGGGGGTCGCGTTCCGCTCGAGGAAATCAGTGAGCAGGGCGTCGAATTCGGGAGCGCACTCCAGCTGCGGCATGTGACCGACGCCGGGGATGAGGTGCCCCTCCGCGTGCGGGATCAAGGCGCGAGCGGCGCTCAGGTGCTTCGGCGGCAGGATCTTGTCCCGATCGCCCCAGAGCACCATCGTGGGCCGCGGTGTCTTCGCGATCGTGGCCTGGAGCTCGTCGCGCCACTCCTGCTGGACGCCCCCGAGCACGGAGCCGAGTGAATCGGCGGTGCGCCACGTGGTGAGGCCGGCATCGGTCTCCCGTGCGATCTTCATCGCATGATCGATGCGAGCACGGGTCGCGAAGGACTTGTCCGCGAAGATCAGTCGTTCCTGGATGATCGCGGACAGCCGACTCGGGGTGGTCGCCATCAACTTGCCGATCAGCGGCAGGCCCAGCAGGCGCAACAGCGGAGTGACCTCCTTGCCGAAGCCCGCGGAATCGACCAGGGTGATCGTCGCGACCTGCTCCGGGCGCTGCGTCAGCAGTGTCATGGTCACCGCCCCACCGAGCGAGTTACCCACCACGTGAACGGGTCCCGTCACTTTCAACGCGTCCAGCGTCTCACCCACGCCGCGCGC includes:
- a CDS encoding alpha/beta fold hydrolase; translated protein: MISTIAVNGRWARVRAEGDESKPTVLLLHGITRSLEDWDPQFESLSGDFRLIATDLPGYGWSAPHPDGAGLPALARGVGETLDALKVTGPVHVVGNSLGGAVTMTLLTQRPEQVATITLVDSAGFGKEVTPLLRLLGLPLIGKLMATTPSRLSAIIQERLIFADKSFATRARIDHAMKIARETDAGLTTWRTADSLGSVLGGVQQEWRDELQATIAKTPRPTMVLWGDRDKILPPKHLSAARALIPHAEGHLIPGVGHMPQLECAPEFDALLTDFLERNATPELHPAASQ
- a CDS encoding PadR family transcriptional regulator yields the protein MSVAAWQRATLPLLILGVLESAPRHGYGISAALVDVGLHPIKGAQLYPALVKLENEGAIVATWEQSESGPARKVYELTATGRTQLATLREDWRTFTTAAAQLGAAATTPSTRR